From the Candidatus Fusobacterium pullicola genome, the window TTAACATTCCAATAAATCTTCTTAATAATCCTAGATTAGCTAGAGCTGTCATCTGCTTTATCATTCCATCTTTTTGATCAAGGAACCACCAACCAGAACCAAATTGCATTTTTCCTGGCATCTCTCCACATTGGAAGTTTCCTATCATAGTTCCTAAAACTTCATTATCTTTAGGATTTAAACAGTAAAGAATTGTTTTTGGTAACTCTCCAGTTTTTTCTAGTTCATTTAATAGTGATGATAAAGATCTAGCGTAATTATTATCAGCTATCGAATCCATCCCTATATCTGCTCCTAATTTATTAAACATTCTTGTATTGTTATTTCTTAGAGCTCCCATATGTATCTGCATTCCTAAGTCATACTTTTTATACTCTCTTCCTAGTTCTACAAATAACATTGTCTTATATGCTTCTCTCTCTTCAGAAGTTAATTCTATTCCAGATAAAGCTTTTTGAAATACTCTTTCAATCTCTTCATCGCTAACTATTCTGAAAAACGGATCTTCTAAACTTAAATCTGTTACTAAACAACCTCTTTCTACGAAAAACTTAACTCTCAATTTTAGAGCTTCTACAAAAGTTTTAAAAGAGTTTATCTCCACTCCACTTACTTCTGCTAACTTAGATACATATTCAACATATCCAGCTTTCTCTATCCCCATAGCCTTATCTGGTCTATAAGTAGGTAATACTTTTACTCCAAACTCTTTATCTTGACTTATCTCTAAATGATACTTTAATGAATCTATAGGATCATCTGTTGTACATAGTGCTGTTACATTTGCTCTTTTTATTAAGTTTTTAGTTGTAAATTCTGGAGTTCTTAAAAGTTCATTTGCTTTATTCCAGATAACTTCAGCATTTTTTCTATTTATTACCTCTTCTATTCCAAAGAATCTTTTTAATTCAAGGTGTGACCAGTGATATAGTGGGTTTCCAAAACAATACTCTATTGTTTCAACAAAAGCTAAAAACTTTTCGTAATCACTAGCATCCCCTGTAATATACTTCTCATCTATTCCATTACTTCTCATAGCTCTCCACTTATAGTGGTCTCCATATAGCCATATTTGCGTTAAATTGTCATATCCTTTGTTTTCTGCTATCTCTTTTGGGTTTAAATGGCAATGATAATCAAAGATTGGCATATCTTTTGCAAATTCATGATATAATTTTTTACTCACTTCATTTTTTAGTAAAAAATCTTCATTCATAAAACTTATCATCTTTGACCTCCTCTTATTTTTATACTTGTATACTAGAATAATAAATTATTTATAAAAAAATGTCAATAGTTTTTTCTCTTTTTTTTCTAAAAAAATATTAATAGTATTATTATAGTACAGTGTTCAAAAGTTGTAAAACTAAATAATACTTTACAAAACTCATTAAAAAAATGAGATAGTTTTTAGCTCTATCTCATTTCTTCAATAAAATTATATTTTTTTATAGTTAAAAATTGTTTTAATTATCAATTTATTTACTTTAATTAAACAAAACTAATAATACAGATATTGCAATAAAACTTACTATATTAGATAATGAAATAACATTAGTAGCCATTTCAACATCTCCATCTGTTATTAAAGCATAGCTCAATACATTATTTCCTACCGGTGACATAGCTCCCAATAGAATCAACATTTTTCCCATTTCATCTATTGGTAAAACCTTTCCTAAAATAGTTCCTATAAAAAGAACCCCTAACATCTTAACTAAAATAACGATAACACTCAATTTTAATTTTGAAAATTTAGGTGTAAAATAAGCACCTAATGCTATCATTATGACTGTTCCTGTTATACTAGCTATATTCTGAATCGTTATCTCTACTCCTCTAGGTAATCTTATTCCTGTTATATTCAATAAAGCTCCTATTATCATTGAGATAATCAATGGAGATTTTAATACTGTTTTAATTTTATTTAATAAGCTTCCACTATTAGTTATAAAAATTGAATATACAACAGTTGTAACCATTAGAAGATTTCCAGCATCAAAAAGTGATAATAAATATACATTCTCCTCTCCAAAAAATACAATAAAAAACGGTAAAACAAAGGTCATATTCATAATCAATGTAGAACCTCTAAAAATAACTTTTTCTTTATCACTAATTTTCAATTTATTAGCAATTATTAAAGTTAAAAAGTACATAAATATATGAATACATATAGCTGAAATTGGATAGTAAATTAAGGTTTCACTAAATTTCATACTACTCATAGAGGTTATTATTACCGCTGGTGACATAAGATAAAATACCAACCTTATCAACACACCAGCTTCCTCTTTTTTTAACACTCCAAATTTTTTTAAACTATATCCTATTAAAAAATATAGAATTATAGGCATCAGTTTTGTTGTAAATATTTCTAACACAATTTTCCTCCTTTTTTCTCTAATTCATTTAGATTATAACTAATTTTTTTACAATTTTCAAAGATATAACTCTTTATATTTTTTCATATATGAAATTTTATTTTTTATTGAAAATTATAAAAACTTTGTATTTTAAGATTTTTAATCTCTATAACTCCAAAATAGTTTCATATACAGAACTTTTAACGCTATACTTATGTTGTTTTTCTCATTTATTTATTATATAGTTATATTGTAAGAACAAGTTAAGTTTAGGAGGAAATAACATGTTAAAAAAAGGGAAAATTTTAGAAAGACTTGCTGATATAGGAATAGTAGCAGTTGTAAGAGGAGAGAGTGTAGCAGAGGGAGTAAGAATCTCTAAAGCTTGTGCTAAAGGTGGAATTCCAGCTATAGAGGTTACTTATACAGTACCTGGAGCAACTGAAGTAATAAAAGCTCTTAAAGAGCAAGATACAAATAATGAAATGGTAATAGGAGCTGGAACAGTATTAGATGCAGCTACTGCAAGAATAGCTATTTTAGCTGGTGCAGAGTTTATTGTTTCACCTGCATTTGATAAGGAAACAGCTAAATTATGTAACCTTTACCAAGTACCATATATGCCTGGATGTATGACTATAACTGAAATGACAACAGCTATGCAATATGGAGCTGACATCATAAAATTATTCCCTGGAAGTGCTTTTGGACCATCATTTGTAAAAGCTGTAAAAGCTCCATTACCTCAAGCTAACATTATGCCTACTGGTGGAGTAAGCTTAGAAAATATGGAAGAATGGTTCAAAAATGGAGTAATCGCTGTTGGAGCTGGAGGAAAATTAGCTTCTGGAACTGATGAAGAGATAATAGCAACTGCTCAAGCTTTCAGAAAAAAATTATTAGAAATTAGAAGTAAATAGTATTTTGGAGGGAGATTTAATGAATAAAATATTTAACTACCCAGATAAAGAGTTTGGATTAATCTGTTGTGGAGAGATGATAATGAGATTGTCTCCTCTTAATAATGAGATGCTTATCCAAGGAAACCTACTTACTAAACAGATGGGAGGAGCAGAGTTTAATGTAGCTAGCTCTGTATCTACTCTTGGAGAAAAAACAGCTATGTTAACTACTCTACCTAATAACGAATTAGGTAAATTTGCTAGAAAATCTATGACTCTAAATGGAGTAGCTGATGATTTCCTAATATTTGATGATAGTAAATACAAACGTATGCCAATATACTATTATGAGTATGGTTCTTCACCTAGAAAACCAAATGTAACTTATGATAGATTAAACTCTTCATTCCAAAGAATGACAGTTAATGATGTTAATCCTGAAGTGTATGGAAAAACAAAAATTTTCCATACAAGTGGAATATCTTTAGGACTTTGTGAAACTTCAATGCAACTTACAAAGGATTTAATAGCTAACTTTAAAAAAGGAGGGGCTCTAGTTTCTTTTGATGTTAACTTCAGAAGAAATTTATGGTCTGAACCTGAAGCTAAAGTTGAAATAGAAAAAATTCTTCCAGATGTAGATATACTATTTGCTTCTGAAGAAACTTTCAGAAAAATGTTTGAAAAAACTGGAGATTTAAAAGAGATAATAAGAGCTTTTGCAAAAGAGTATGACTTAGCTTTCATAGCTTCTACTCAAAGAGTTGTAAATTCTCCAAAATCTCATAATTTCTCATCATTAGTATACGATAGAAAAGCTGATACTTTCTATTCTGAAAAAGCTTATGAAAATATTGAAATAGTTGACAGAATTGGAAGTGGAGATGCTTATGTAGCTGGAGTATTATTCGGATTACTACACTTCAACGAACCTGAAAAAGCTATGAAATATGGAAATGCAAACTCTGTATTAAAAAATACTATTGTTGGAGATATCTCTTGTGCTGATGCCTCTCTTGTAGAAAGTATCATTGCTGACCATGATAATGGAAGCACATCTGAGATGAATAGATAAGCCACCTAAACTTAAATTATTATATATGACAAAAGAACCGCCATCCTCCCAGATGGCAGTTTTTTTTATTTTAGAACAAATTATATTTTTTTAATTGTAAATTTCTATTATTTTTTATATAATATAGATAACATGCTATGGAGGTGAAAATTTTGAAAAAAGAACTTTCAAAGATAAAGTTATTTCAAAATCTTGACAAAGAAACAATAAAGGAATTAGCTTCAATTGCTAAGATAAAAGAGTATAAAAAGGGAGAATTACTTTACTCTGATAAAGAGAAAATTCATACTATATATTTTGTTTTAGAAGGAGTGGCTTCTCTTTATAAACCAAATCCTGATAATACTAAGAAGGTTGTTTTCCTATTTGGTAGTGGAGTAGTTTTAAACGAGGTTATCATATATGAAAATACTACTCTACTTAGTTGTGAATTCCTTGCTCCAACAAAACTTCTTGAAATAGATAGAGAGGATTTTGTAAAAGTATTAGAAAAAAGCTATCCTTTAGCTAAGGGAGTTATTGAATCATTAATATATAAAAATAGAGTTATGTCTCATCAAATAAAGAATACATCAAACTCTATCACTGTGGATAAACAAATTGCTTTGAAACTTCATAAGCTAGCTCAAGATTTTGGTGTAATTACAGATAAAGGAATTGAAATTAATTTTGATCTTTCTATA encodes:
- the uxaC gene encoding glucuronate isomerase translates to MISFMNEDFLLKNEVSKKLYHEFAKDMPIFDYHCHLNPKEIAENKGYDNLTQIWLYGDHYKWRAMRSNGIDEKYITGDASDYEKFLAFVETIEYCFGNPLYHWSHLELKRFFGIEEVINRKNAEVIWNKANELLRTPEFTTKNLIKRANVTALCTTDDPIDSLKYHLEISQDKEFGVKVLPTYRPDKAMGIEKAGYVEYVSKLAEVSGVEINSFKTFVEALKLRVKFFVERGCLVTDLSLEDPFFRIVSDEEIERVFQKALSGIELTSEEREAYKTMLFVELGREYKKYDLGMQIHMGALRNNNTRMFNKLGADIGMDSIADNNYARSLSSLLNELEKTGELPKTILYCLNPKDNEVLGTMIGNFQCGEMPGKMQFGSGWWFLDQKDGMIKQMTALANLGLLRRFIGMLTDSRSFISYTRHEYFRRIMCNLIGTWVEEGEVPFDEEILKAMIQEICYLNAKNYFKLEI
- a CDS encoding Crp/Fnr family transcriptional regulator, translating into MKKELSKIKLFQNLDKETIKELASIAKIKEYKKGELLYSDKEKIHTIYFVLEGVASLYKPNPDNTKKVVFLFGSGVVLNEVIIYENTTLLSCEFLAPTKLLEIDREDFVKVLEKSYPLAKGVIESLIYKNRVMSHQIKNTSNSITVDKQIALKLHKLAQDFGVITDKGIEINFDLSITYLSEVLGAKRETVSRQVKVLSELGLITVVRKRFTIHDPNKLLNYFNEK
- a CDS encoding bifunctional 2-keto-4-hydroxyglutarate aldolase/2-keto-3-deoxy-6-phosphogluconate aldolase yields the protein MLKKGKILERLADIGIVAVVRGESVAEGVRISKACAKGGIPAIEVTYTVPGATEVIKALKEQDTNNEMVIGAGTVLDAATARIAILAGAEFIVSPAFDKETAKLCNLYQVPYMPGCMTITEMTTAMQYGADIIKLFPGSAFGPSFVKAVKAPLPQANIMPTGGVSLENMEEWFKNGVIAVGAGGKLASGTDEEIIATAQAFRKKLLEIRSK
- a CDS encoding sugar kinase; translation: MNKIFNYPDKEFGLICCGEMIMRLSPLNNEMLIQGNLLTKQMGGAEFNVASSVSTLGEKTAMLTTLPNNELGKFARKSMTLNGVADDFLIFDDSKYKRMPIYYYEYGSSPRKPNVTYDRLNSSFQRMTVNDVNPEVYGKTKIFHTSGISLGLCETSMQLTKDLIANFKKGGALVSFDVNFRRNLWSEPEAKVEIEKILPDVDILFASEETFRKMFEKTGDLKEIIRAFAKEYDLAFIASTQRVVNSPKSHNFSSLVYDRKADTFYSEKAYENIEIVDRIGSGDAYVAGVLFGLLHFNEPEKAMKYGNANSVLKNTIVGDISCADASLVESIIADHDNGSTSEMNR